A DNA window from Vanacampus margaritifer isolate UIUO_Vmar chromosome 19, RoL_Vmar_1.0, whole genome shotgun sequence contains the following coding sequences:
- the cgrrf1 gene encoding cell growth regulator with RING finger domain protein 1: MAGGFIIILYEYSPLFYISVVSLCFVVTVAMVLGWVGFDVPVILRSSDDTESILPTPEKQMVQVTNPFSLELGSGSASVTDGAWLKPCCLEPCVLSCFWGCEVSVLQRALQAHQSGFRFSTPQHFQEALRRFSHHCQSFFISSEDREERYTCIPADQGLSDFGPLPRQCYPLVSVLTLAEQEFRETYNIVASVTVIHVPDDKYSLSARILFQYLLTSQGNMYELKALFMSANSSGESDHPGTDPMTRPSELEHEEEEEAGKVASVVKDDDEDDKGWSEGQCRDCVVCQNAAINRVLLPCRHACVCDSCVSHFKHCPICRAYIHESFALTLSPTASEQ, translated from the exons ATGGCAGGAGGCTTCATAATCATATTGTATGAGTACTCGCCACTCTTCTATATTAGCGTGGTTTCTTTGTGCTTTGTTGTTACTGTCGCCATGGTTCTCGGCTG GGTTGGTTTTGATGTCCCAGTGATCTTGCGTAGCTCTGATGACACGGAGTCCATCCTCCCAACCCCAGAAAAGCAAATGGTTCAGGTGACTAATCCTTTTTCCCTCGAATTGGGTTCAGGATCCGCATCTGTTACAG ATGGTGCGTGGTTGAAGCCATGTTGTTTGGAGCCCTGTGTCTTGAGCTGCTTCTGGGGTTGTGAGGTTAGTGTCCTGCAGCGAGCATTGCAGGCCCACCAGAGTGGCTTCAGGTTCAGCACGCCGCAGCATTTCCAGGAGGCTCTGCGCCGCTTCTCTCATCACTGCCAAAGCTTCTT TATCAGCAGTGAAGACAGAGAGGAACGCTACACTTGTATTCCAGCTGATCAGGGACTCTCAGATTTTGGCCCATTGCCCAGACAATGCTATCCTCTCGTGTCTGTGTTGACCTTGGCGGAACAAGAATTCCGAGAAACATACAACATT GTGGCCAGTGTCACTGTCATTCACGTACCAGATGATAAATATAGCCTGTCTGCACGGATCCTCTTCCAGTACCTTCTCACTTCACAAGGGAACATGTATGAGTTGAAA GCTCTCTTCATGTCAGCTAACAGTAGTGGGGAATCTGACCATCCTGGTACCGATCCTATGACGCGTCCCAGCGAGCTTGAgcatgaggaggaagaggaggctggAAAGGTGGCATCAGTGGTCAAGGACGACGATGAAGATGATAAAGGCTGGTCAGAGGGGCAGTGCAGAGACTGTGTAGTTTGTCAGAATGCAGCCATCAACAGAGTGTTGCTGCCCTGCAGacacgcatgtgtgtgtgacagttGTGTTTCTCACTTCAAACACTGCCCCATATGTAGAGCTTACATCCACGAGTCCTTTGCCCTGACTCTTAGTCCAACTGCATCTGAACAATGA